The nucleotide sequence ACATTGAGAACTTGTCCATTGTCGAGAATAAAGATGTTTTCTTCCGGCACAAAGCAGTCCAGGGCAAGTGTCTGGTGCATCTTCTGCATGCGGTACTCCCCGTGGATCGGCACCAGGAATTTCGGTTTTAGAAGCTTAAGCATCAACTTCAGCTCTTCCTGGCCGCCGTGTCCTGATGTATGAATGTCATAAAGCTTGTTATCAATGACATCCGCTCCCGCTTTCATCAGTTTGTTGACGATGCGGTTCACGCTGAGGACATTCCCCGGAATTGGAGAAGATGAGAAGATTATCGTGTCACCTTCTTCAATATGGATATGGCGGTGCTTTCCTTCTGCAATTCGTGAAAGGGCAGCAAAGGGCTCTCCCTGGCTTCCCGTGCACAGAATGGTCAGCTCGCTGTTTTTATAGGCACTGATTTCATTAGGGTCAATAAACGTGCCCTTTGGAGCATCAATATATCCAAGCTCAAGGCCGATGCCGATCGCTCTTTCCATGCTTCTCCCTGTGTAGGCAACCTTTCTTCCGCATGCGACAGATGCCTGAATCACCTGCTGAAGACGGAACACGTTTGATGCAAACAGAGCGACGATAATTCGTCCCGACTGCTTTCTGACAACGTTCAAAATATTCTGGCCGATTTTCTTCTCAGAAACAGAGAACCCCGGAATTTCGCTGTTGGTGCTGTCAGATAAAAGACAGAGAACCCCGTCCTGCCCGACTTTTGCAATCTTAGACAAGTCCTGCTCCGGACCGGCCGGAGTTAAATCAAATTTAAAGTCACCCGTATGAACCACGTTCCCCTGCGGTGTGTGAATCACAACTCCGAATGAATCAGGGATACTGTGCGTCGTCCGGAAAAAGGACACATTCAATTCACCAAGTTCAATCAAGCTATCTTCCGTAATGTCGTGCAGTTCTGCTTCTCTCAGCAGCCCATGTTCTTCGAGCTTGTTCCTGATAAAGCCCATAGCCAGTCCCCCGGCATAGACCGGCACATTTAATTTTTTCAACAAAAACGGCACTCCGCCGATATGATCTTCATGTCCATGAGTAATGAACAGGCCTTTTACTCTTCCGGCATTCTTCACAAGATACGAGTAATCAGGAATGATGTAATCAACGCCCCTTAATTCTTCATCCGGAAACTTAACACCAGCATCAACAATGACGATTTCTCCGCCATACTCAACCACATACATGTTCTTTCCGATTTCGCCCATCCCGCCAAGCGGTATGATTTTTACGTTTTTTTCTTTAGTCATGTTTAGTCTCCCAGCAAGCTGATTGCTTATCTTAGTATCGTTTCTTCACATAGTGAACTATCTTTCCATTGTATCACAACATTACGAACAAAAGCGCAAGCGCCTTGGTCAGATCCGATAGACAGGTAAGAATCCGGCACAAAAAATTTCGGGTCCCGCCTTTTTTGCCGGATATGTTCTGACAGAGGATCTAGGCGCTTCCGCTTGCCGAAGATAACTTTGCAACATCATCAACAGTCTTAAAATTTTTTAGAATTTATAGAGCATAAAAAAAAGACCGAAGTCAGCTTTCGCTTTCTTTCGGTCTCTCCCACTTATCCCCGTGCCCTGCCTTTTCTTTTCATAAAGAAGTTGTACAAAAACACAATCAAGGCAAGAACTAAAAGGATGTGGATAATTCCTCCTGCAACTTTAAAAACAAGCCCGAGAATCCAAAATAAGATTAAAAGTCCAATAATCGTCCATAACATAGCGGGTTCCTACTTTCTCGTTTAGTTACAAAGTAGTTTCCCTTAATTCTTCAGAAATAAACTGGTCCTTTTTTTACAGGAGGCTTGGCAGAATAACGGTTACCGCAGTGCCTGATGAAGCGTCACTTTCAATTCTGAGTTCGCCTTCATGGAGCCTGACAATTTCCTTTACAATAGAAAGTCCAAGTCCTGTTCCTCCTGTCAGGCGGCTGCGTGCTTTATCCGTCCGGAAGAACCGCTCTCCGATATGAGCGAGGTCCTGTTCCGAAAGCTCGCTGCCAATGTTATGAATGCGGAAATGAAATCGGTTCTTCTCTTCTGAGAAAGAAATTTGGATCACACTTCCTTCTTCTGCGTACTTTATCGCATTGTCAATCAGATTGTAGAACACCTGCTGAATCCGTTTCGGATCGCCCATGATAACAAGATCCTCATGCAAATGAAGCTTCGTCTGAAGATTTTTTTCGTGGAGCCTGATTTCAAACAAAGCAAACGTATCCAAAAACAGCTGCGCAATGGCGATCGGCTCTGTCTTTAAGGTATACATACTCTCCTGGAGGACGTCCAGGTCTATCAGGTCATGAATCATCTTGTTGACCCGGTTCGTTTCCCTCTCAATCGTCTTTACGTAGTGCTCTGCTTCCTCAGGAGATTTGTACATCTGATGGGACAGCGCCTGGCTGTACCCTCCAATATAAGTAAGAGGCGTTCTAAGCTCGTGAACAATATTCGCAAGGAATTCTTTTTTGCGCGCCTCCTGCTTCTCAAGAGATTCGCTCATCGAATTAAACGCTCTTGCCAGCTCTCCGATTTCATCCCGCTTTGAAATCTGGAGCCGGTTGGAATAATTCCCTCTGGACACTTCCTTTGAAAAAAGCCGGATTTCCTGAAGCGGCTGAAACAGGGAACGCCGAATCTGATTGACAGCAAGAAACAAAATCATAAAAAACATGGAACCTGCAAGCAAAAGAATCGGAATGCTCCCCTCAAACACTTCCTGAAGATCAGCCAGAGGCACATATATATAAATATAGCTTTCTGTGCCGCTTTTTCCGGCAACAGGGAAAACGGCTCCAATGATTTCCCTGCCGAACTCTTCTACATACCCATCTTTTACAATAAACTCTTCATTCTCCAGCCTTTTTCTGTCTGACCGGGTTATAAGAGCCTGATGATTAACTTCGTACGGAAAGTATGATGAGAGATCTTCAATCTCGTCAAGAACAATAATTTCATATTCAGAAACCATATTGTACCAGTGAATCTTTTCAATAATTTCTTCACTCAGCGTCCCGGAGTGATAATGTGCTGCCGTTCTCTCTCCCTGATAGATCACAGACTCTTTCACACTGTTGAAATAAAGCTCCTTATACAAAAAATGCAGAAAGAAAAAAGAAAAAACAATGCTGAAAAGAATGCAGGCACCAATCAGCATAAGCACTTTCTGACTTAAATTTAATCGCTTAATCAATCCTTACACCTCAAATTTATAGCCCACGCCCCATGCGGTCTGTATAAGATGCGCATGGTCTTTTAATTTAAGCCTTAATGTTTTGATATGAGTATCCACCGTTCTGCCTGTACCAATGTAATTGGAGCCCCATACCGATTCAAGAAGCTGTTCCCTGGTAAAGACCGTTCCTTTATTTCTGGCGAGAATCGACAAAAGCTCAAACTCTTTAAGTGTTAGCGAAAGCGTTTCGCTTCCAATCATCGCCTTATAAGAGAGAGCATCCAGAACAAGCGGGCCCACTGCTGCCCGGCTGCCTGCAGAAGTGCTCTGCCTTGCTCTTCTGAGAACAGATTCCACTCTCGCAAGCAGTTCTCCTGGGTGAAACGGCTTCACGATATAATCATCCCCGCCAAGTTTCAGGCCCTGAATCTTATCCCACTCTTCCCCTTTTGCCGACAGGAAAATAAGCGGAATCTCATACGCCTTTTTTAATTCCCCTGCAAAAGAAAACCCGTCCATATACGGCATCATAACATCCGCAATAATCAGATCCGGAACCTCTCTTTTCAAAAGATCAAGAGCCTCTGAACCATTTGCCGCTTCAATCACCCTGTAGCCTTCCTGAACCAGGAACGTTCTGATCAGAGACCGCATTGCTTCTTCATCATCAAGTACCATCACCGTTGTTGTGCTCATAAGAATTACCTCGCTTTTGCCTGTCTATATATTACCTCCTATTTTACCTGAAGGATGTGAAATTTTTATGAGGTTTTTGCTATTTTGGGTTTTGGTGCCCTGTATTTATTGAGTGTCAGTTTAAAGGGTATCATTTTGCAATTTTGATGCCCTATATTCCCGGTGTGTCGGTTTATAAGGCAGCATTTTTGGGTTTTGGTAACCCGTATTTCCGGAGTACCGGTTTATAGGGTATCATGTACGCTTTTTAATGCCCTATATTCGCTGAGTACCGAATTATAGGGCACCATTTTCTTCACGTAATCAATGAACAGCTTGTAAAGAATGAAGACGGATTTTAAAATAAGGGTTATTACATCAGCTGACACTTCTTTTCTGCCCGCAAAAGTTTATAAAGAAATTGAGGGGACTACTACAATGAATTATCTGCTTATAGGCGCAGGGGGAGTTGCCGGCAGCCTCCTCAGATACGGGCTCGGACTGCTTACTCATACCTGGTACAGCGGGGGCTTCCCGCTCGGCACGCTTCTTGCCAATCTGATTGGCTGCTTTGTTCTGGGATGGTTTACAAACAGCATCGTCAAACTGAAAGTCTTTCATCCCCATATTCTCGCGGGTCTTGGCACCGGAGTTGTCGGCTCTTTTACTACCTTTTCCACCTTCAGCGTTGAAACGGTGCTGCTGATGAAAGACGGCATGTTTGCGCTGGCCTTTTTATATGTGCTGCTCAGCCTTTTCGGGGGGCTGTTCCTCGCGTGGTACGGATACTCCCTGGGACGCTCTTTTAAAAGGAAAGGAGAGTCCGTGCTATGAACCTGCTATTGATTGCTGCAGGAGGATGCCTCGGTGCTATAGCCCGCTTTCTTTTAAGCTCCTGGATGAACAGCAAAAGCAAAACAGGTTTTCCAATCGGCACATTGACTGTGAATCTTGCCGGCTCCTTTCTCCTGGGCCTGATGACAGGATATGGCCTGTCAGAAGGACTGTATTCTTTCCTTGGCATCGGATTTATGGGAGCTTTCACGACATTTTCCACGTTCAAGCTCGAGAACATCCAGCTCAGAGAAAAAGAAAAACACCGTCTTCTCATTGCCTACCTTTTCATCAGCTATACAGGAGGACTTTTATCAGCCTTTGCCGGCATCATGATTGGTATGAGCTAATGGCAAGAAAGGCATCCTACCTACTGGAGGGATGTACAATGGATAAAGATCTTCAGCTGTTAAAAGAGTTGACTGATCCCGAAGGTCCTTCGGGATTTGAAGCGAGAATTCACAAGGTCCTTGAAGAAAAAATCAAGGCCTTCACCCCTGATTTAATCAAAGACAAACTGGGGAGCATTACAGGAGTTACCGGCAAAAAAGGGCCGAAGATTCTGATTGCCGGGCACATGGATGAAGTCGGACTAATGGTGAAAGCCATAACCAAGGACGGGTTCCTGAAGTTTCAGACACTCGGCGGCTGGTGGGGACATGTCATGCTTGCACAGCGTGTAAAAGTCATGACAAAAAAAGGGGACCTCACAGGGGTCATTGGTTCAAAAGCTCCGCATGTTCTGACGATTGAAGAACGGAAAAACGTCCTTGAGACCAAAAATATGTTTATTGATATTGGCGCCTCAAGCAAGGAAGAAGCGGAAAGCTTTGGCGTTCAGGTCGGCGATCCCATTTCGACAATCTGCCCATTCGAAGTGTTTCCAAACCAAAAGCTCCTGCTTGCCCGCAACTGGGATAACCGCGCCGGGTGTTATGTGGCGCTTAAAACCCTTGAAAAAGCGGCTGCGGATAAAAAGCATCCAAATATCTTATATGCCGGAGCCACCGTCCAGGAAGAAGTAGGGCTCAGAGGCGCTCAAACACTCGTCAATACAGTAAAGCCTGATATCTCGTTTGCTCTTGATGTTGGTGTCGCAGGAGACACACCGGGGATGAAAGATGAAGGGCATACAGAGCTTGGAAAAGGACCGCTGATCGGCTTTTTCGATGCCAGCATGATTCCCCATCTGAAGCTAAGAAACTTTGTAACAGACATTGCAGGTAAAAATGGCATTCCTTATCAAGTCGATATTATGCCCGGAGGCGGAACCGACGGCGGGAAGTTCCATCTCGGATATGAAGGTGTTCCTACTGTGGTTGTAAGTGTTCCAGCGAGATATATTCACAGCCACGTATCCGTTGTTCACAGAGATGACCTCGACCATGCCGCTGAACTGCTTTATCAGGTCATTAAACAGCTGGATGAAAAAACGGTCAGACAGCTGACTGAAATCGATGGAAATCTGCATTAAAAAAGAGAGCCGAGGCTCTCTTTTTACAATTTGCCGCTCCGTCTTTCCAAAAACACCACATCTCTCCAAACGCCATTCATCTTTCCGATTTTCTCCCTTACACCGATTCTTCTGAATCCCGCTTTTTCATGAAGCTTTAAGCTTGAAGTATTTTCCGGGAAAATTCCTGCCTGCAAGGTCCAGAATCCTTCCTGTTCACTGAGATCTATGATTGAACGCAGCAGAGCTGTTCCAATTCCCTTTCCTTTATGAGCACCAGCTATATAGATGCTCACATCTGCCACCCCTGCATAAACGCATCTTCCGGATACAGGACTCAATGCCGCCCATCCCAAAACAACTCCGCCATGCTCAGCAACAAGTCGGCATTCTTTAGTGTGGCTGCTATCCCAGTCCTCCCAAGATGGAGCATTCGTTTCAAAAGTGGCGTTACCGGTCGCAATACCTTCAAGATAAATTTCTTTCACCTGATTCCAGTGAAGATCGGCTAACTTTAATATCTCGTACATGAAACTCCCCCCTTCATACAAAAAAGGCCTCATCTCTGAGACCTATTCTGCTTTATGCATTTGGATACAGTCTTTTTAACGTTTCTTTCATTTCAGGCTTAACCTGGATTTTCGGGCGGATTTCTTTCGCTTTTTGCTCTGCTTCTTCAATAGTGGAAGCCATGTTTAGTGAAAGGAGTGTACCAATTGCCACGGTGCCGGTGCGGTTGCTGCCGCCCCCGCAATGAAAGTAGATCTTTTTCCCGTCATGAAAAGCACTGACAACCTGATCAATTGAACTTTTTACTGATTCATCCTGTTGTTCTTGGTTGTCTGTAATAGGGCTGTGAATTCGATTATATCCGCTATCTGGATTATCCGAATCTGACCTCAAGTCAAAAACAATATCTGTCTTTTCGTTTTCAGCAGCTGCAGGTGCGTCCGCAGCGCCTCCTATATAAATACGGTTTTTAATTAGCTCATGATAGTTTTTGGGTTGCATTCCCAAACACCTGCTTTCAATTATTCACCAGTTATTCACCAGTCTTCGCAAAACGCTCGATGCGCTCACTGATCTCATCACGTACACGCTGGAAGAATGCCCATTTCTCTTCGTCTGTGCCTTCTGCTTTAGCAGGGTCGTCAAATCCCCAGTGAACACGTTTAATGTGAGGAGGCGTTACAGGGCAGTGGTCAGCCGCATGCCCGCATAGAGTAACAACTAGATCTGCATTGTTAAGGATTTCAGGATCGATGACATCAGAAGTTTGATTTGAAATATCGACTCCTGCTTCTTTCATCGCTTTTACAGCGTTAGGGTTAAGTCCGTGTGCTTCAAGCCCTGCGCTTTTTACGATCCAGTCCTCACCAAGATGCTTTTTTGCCCAGCCTTCAGCCATTTGGCTTCTGCATGAATTTCCAGTACATAAGAAGTAGATTGTTTTTTTAGACATAGGTGCAGTCTCCTTTTAAATGAGTATTCGTATTTTTTATATAATCAGCAGCCATAAATAGAGGCCGACAAGTGTGATAAACAAGGTTGGAATGGTTAAAATGATTCCTGTTTTAAAATAGGTGCCCCAGGATATTTTGACGCCCTTTAAGCTCAATACATGGAGCCATAAAAGGGTTGCAAGGGAACCGATCGGAGTAATTTTAGGTCCTAAATCAGAACCGATCACATTGGCATAGATTAACGCTTCTCTCAGGGTGCCTGATGTATTTGTATCAGCGATGGCAAGTGCATCAATCATGACCGTCGGCATATTGTTCATGACAGAAGACAGGATGGCTGCAATAAAGCCCATTGAGATGGTTGCGGCAAACAGACCCTGATCAGCCGCCGCCTGAATGACATCAGCCAGAACGGCTGTTAATCCTGCATTCCGAAGGCCGTACACAACGACATACATCCCAATTGAGAAGAATACAATCGCCCACGGAGCTCCCTTTAATACCTTTTTCGTATGCACAGCCGGGCTTCTTCTGGCCATTACCAGGAAGAAAACAGCGACAACACCGGCAACAAAGGATACAGGAATATGAAGGAATTCACTGATAAAATATCCAATCAGCAGTACTCCGAGTACGAACCAGGAAAGACGGAACATTTTCTCGTCTTTAATGGCAGCTTTAGGTGTTTTCAAATCGGCCAGATCATAATTTGCCGGTATGCTTTTGCGGAAGTACAAGTACAGGACAAGAATACTAGCTCCTAAAGCAAAGAAGTTCGGAACAATCATTCGTGAAGCATATTCGATAAATCCGATATCAAAGTAATCTGCAGACACGATGTTCACCAGGTTGCTGACAACTAGCGGCAGTGACGTCGTATCTGCGATAAATCCGCTCGCCATGATGAACGGAAATACCATTTTTTCATTAAAATTCAAATTACGCACCATTGCCAGAACAATAGGTGTCAAGATAAGTGCTGCGCCGTCGTTAGCAAAAAACGCCGCCACAAGCGCACCTAAAATGGATACATAAATAAACATCCGGAGGCCGTTCCCCCGCGCTGCTCTTGCCATATGAAGAGCAGACCATTCAAAAAATCCAATCTCATCTAAAATCAGAGAGATGATAATAATTGCGATAAATGCCAAAGTTGCATTCCAGACAATCGATGTAACGTCAATAACGTCACCAAAATCAACTACTCCAACCAACAATGCAGCTAAAGCTCCTCCGCAGGCTGACCACCCTATGGAAAGACCTTTCGGCTGCCAGATCACCAAGATGAGAGTTAAAAGAAAAATACTGGAAGCTAAAAGTACTGAAGTCAATCTTTCTTCCCCTCTCTATTCACAGGTAATACGCAATCCCTGTGTTTCTAATTCTGTTATTAACTTATTTTGCTCAGGCAGATGTTCAAGTAAACCTTTTACAAAAGGATATACTTCGCTCTCCTTATTTATGGAATAGAAGATCCATTGCCCTTTCCGATTTTCCTTTACTAAACCTGCATCCCGAAGCTTTCTTACATGCTGGCTGATTGCCGGCTGGCTTGTCTTAAAAATAGCTGTGAATTCGCAGACACAGCAGTCATTTCTCTCAAGCAGCTTCATCATTGTCAGACGTGTTTTGTCTCCGAGAAGCTTCAGTATGTGAGAAACTCGTTCAATATCAAGCGTTGAAGTTACTTCCAACTTACCAACACCTCCATGTCGAAAATCATTATATAATAAAATACTTATATAATAAATAGCTTATATGTAAAAAGTTTGTGAATGTATGATTTCCATTCTAATTAAAGTAAGCTTGGATTTAAGTCCAAGCTCCATCAGGTTTCAATTTAAGAACACCAGGATTCTGTCTTGCTGTTTTTTGAGAAATTCACACTGCACACCCCGGTTTCAGGAAGATCGAGTTCCACTTTTTCTGCTGCAGCATAGTCCCCGCACAGGTGTGCAACTACTGAACGGACCTGTTCATACCCTGTTGCCATTAAGAAGGTGGGAGCGCGCCCATAGCTTTTGACACCGACTATATAAAAATTCTTTTCCGGCTGGCGCAGTTCTTTTTCACCGTGCGGCCGGACGGTTCCGCAGCTGTGCACGTTAGGATCGATTAACGGGGATAAAGCGGAAACGCTTTCTGTTGCAGAATCAATGGATGTCCGCAGCTCGCTGATGATGCTGAGGTCCGGTCTGCTTCCTGCATTGACTATGATTTCTTCAAAGTCTGCAAGTTGTTTTGTTTCTCCAGATTGCGTTCCGATTATGTCAATTCCATGATCCGACTTTTTCATAGATTGGATGAAAAACGGTGTTTGGACTGCGATTACTCCGGCATCGACAAGCTGATGAACCCTGCTTCCCAAAGCCCCTCTTGCAGCAAACGCGTCCTTCTCTTCTCCGCCGTATGCATCTTCCGCTTTCTGCTTGCGCATCACCCAGACGATGTCCGTTTCAGGATGCGATTCCTTAAGTTCTGCCAGTTCAAGAAGCGCATTGACTGCAGAGTGTCCCCCTCCGATAACAGCTGTCCGCTTCTTTGCATAACGCTCTTTTTCTTTTCCTGCAATATCAGGGATTCCGTAATAGATGTGACCGCTCAATGCCCTCTCTTCGCTGTGCCAGATGCCGCTTGAAGCAGCAGGATTTGGATTTCCCCATGTTCCTGTGGCATCAATTACTGCTTTTGCTTCAAATATTTGAAGATTTCCCTCCCTCTCTGCATAGATGACAAACGACACGTTTTCCCTGCCAGCACTTTTCATCTTATCGATCTCTTTTTTCCCGACGGATAAAACCTTTGTTTTCGTGTGGAGAAAAGGTTTTATTTCCGGAAGGTTCGACAGCGGCGACAGATATAGATCAACAAGCTCTTTTCCAAAAGGCAGTGTATCCAGTTCAGGCTCCTGCCAGTTATGCTTTTTAAGAAGTGCGACAGCGGCCTTATCAATGTTATAGCGCCACGGAGAAAATAATCTCACATGACCCCAGGACAATACGTTTGCCCCCGCCTCCCCTGCTTCCAGCAGGAAAAAGGATTCTCCCCGTTTGGCCAGATGTGCAGCAGCTGCAAGGCCGACGGGTCCTCCTCCTATGATCGCAACGGGCAATTTCTTCTCCTTGGTAATTGGCGCTTTTTCCGGGGTATTGCAGCATGTGTTCACTTTTACATCAAGTTTCATTTAAAACCCTCCTGAACTATTTTTATCAAAAACTTGCATTATGCAAGTTTTAAACGGAAGAAATCACCCCAAAGGAGTGGTGCAGCATACGCTGGACTTCGCCATTGCTTCATTCAAAAGCTTAATCGAGCGGATAACCGTTTCTTTTTCAAACTCATTCATATGTGAAAAAACCTCGTTCAAATAGGCATTCATCTGCTGGTCAATCGTTGTTGCAACATACTTGCCCTCTGTTGTCAGTGACAAGATATGAACTCTGCGGTCATCAGGATGAGGGGTTTTTTTCAGCAAATTCAGCTTTATCAATGACTGGACCTGCCTGCTGAACGTTGTGATATCCGTGGCAAGCACTTCGGCCGCTTCCTGCATAGACGGTCGGTTCATCTTATCAACTTCATAAAGGATATGGCTTTGTATTAAAGAAATCTCAGTTCCTCCTGCTGTACAGCAATTCTTGTTTAGCAGCCCGAAACGGCGGGTCATGATTTGAAACAATTCACGTGTGTTTTCCATTTTTTCTCACCTCATACTTTATTTATACACTCATCACTTGTAAAGTGCAAGTATTTTCTTAAAAAAAGACTGGCCTGCATGACGCTTAGTCTTTTCAGCCAGTCCCTGCACTTATAGATATTTCCTGTGAATCGCCTTTCCGTCATACGTGAACAGTACCGGCTTTCCTTCAAGCACGGATTCCATATGAACCGCGCGGCCCCAAAGCTGGTGAATGTACGGCAGCACTTTTTCCAGGTATTTCAGATCAAGCTCAATGTCTTCAAACCAATGCTTCAAGTACAGCTCATTGTTTTTGAGGTAATCGCCGTCATTAACCGTAATATACGGGAATCCTCCGTTTACTCTCATATTGATCAGTTGATCGCGGACATGCTCCCATTCTTTGTCGACAACCTTGTAATCTCTCCCCTGCTTCTGGAAAAGATACATATCTTCACGGGTAACAAGATCCTTCGTTAAATAGTTCCGGATAAACGAAAGATCTGATTCGACCTCGCGCACCTCAAACATTTTCTCCCTGCCGGAGTTCGGTTCTGCTCCGCGTCTGATCATTTCCTTTGTCGGATTAT is from Bacillus sp. FSL H8-0547 and encodes:
- a CDS encoding MarR family winged helix-turn-helix transcriptional regulator; this encodes MENTRELFQIMTRRFGLLNKNCCTAGGTEISLIQSHILYEVDKMNRPSMQEAAEVLATDITTFSRQVQSLIKLNLLKKTPHPDDRRVHILSLTTEGKYVATTIDQQMNAYLNEVFSHMNEFEKETVIRSIKLLNEAMAKSSVCCTTPLG
- a CDS encoding FAD-dependent oxidoreductase, with amino-acid sequence MKLDVKVNTCCNTPEKAPITKEKKLPVAIIGGGPVGLAAAAHLAKRGESFFLLEAGEAGANVLSWGHVRLFSPWRYNIDKAAVALLKKHNWQEPELDTLPFGKELVDLYLSPLSNLPEIKPFLHTKTKVLSVGKKEIDKMKSAGRENVSFVIYAEREGNLQIFEAKAVIDATGTWGNPNPAASSGIWHSEERALSGHIYYGIPDIAGKEKERYAKKRTAVIGGGHSAVNALLELAELKESHPETDIVWVMRKQKAEDAYGGEEKDAFAARGALGSRVHQLVDAGVIAVQTPFFIQSMKKSDHGIDIIGTQSGETKQLADFEEIIVNAGSRPDLSIISELRTSIDSATESVSALSPLIDPNVHSCGTVRPHGEKELRQPEKNFYIVGVKSYGRAPTFLMATGYEQVRSVVAHLCGDYAAAEKVELDLPETGVCSVNFSKNSKTESWCS